In the Clostridium sporogenes genome, one interval contains:
- a CDS encoding zinc ribbon domain-containing protein: protein MFFFGIFGINTKQEEIEDLQNLICKKCGNLSRYTVIKTYNVFHFFFIPIIKWGEKYYLKSRCCNTIYVISKEDLDRVRKEENLNNIHLKEIYTGNSSANNIIICSECGKQIDSSFKYCPHCGQKLYF from the coding sequence ATGTTCTTCTTTGGTATATTTGGTATAAATACAAAACAGGAAGAAATAGAAGATCTTCAAAATTTAATTTGTAAAAAGTGTGGTAATTTAAGCAGATATACTGTTATAAAGACTTATAATGTTTTTCATTTTTTCTTTATACCTATTATTAAATGGGGAGAAAAGTATTATTTAAAATCTAGATGTTGTAATACTATATATGTTATATCAAAAGAAGATTTAGATAGGGTTAGAAAAGAAGAAAACCTTAATAATATTCATTTAAAGGAAATATATACGGGAAATTCAAGTGCTAATAATATAATAATCTGTAGTGAGTGTGGAAAACAAATAGATTCTTCCTTCAAATATTGTCCACACTGTGGACAAAAGTTATATTTTTAA
- a CDS encoding site-specific integrase, with amino-acid sequence MKGTIRKEGSSWGYLVYMGADEKGKKKYKRKRGFKTKKECEAALAETITQIEKGTIIANDKMTTKEYMNYWLETYPKSNCSPSTYKRYKEFKEDIVKYLGKYKLSKLNPMIIQKFYEDLITERKLSNNTVIKIHRMFHLSLKHAQQWQLINTNPCDLVTPPKATKNEMKYWQPDEISFYLDQIKDHKLYTPTLLAVHTGLRVGELCALKWSDVDFINGTMIVNKTLQRIDSKLTLKEPKTKNSNRTVTLLDTTINFLQGLKKEALQRKLQYGLELDYILCWKDGRPIDPHYISQHFPKMLKDYKLPKIRFHDLRHTHATLLLKLGTNPKVISDRLGHSTVSFTLDTYSHVNTKMQKEEVSKAENFL; translated from the coding sequence TTGAAAGGAACCATAAGAAAAGAAGGATCTTCTTGGGGATACCTTGTATACATGGGTGCTGATGAGAAAGGTAAGAAAAAATATAAAAGGAAAAGAGGATTTAAAACTAAGAAGGAATGTGAGGCTGCATTAGCAGAAACTATTACTCAAATTGAAAAGGGTACTATAATAGCAAACGATAAAATGACTACTAAAGAATATATGAATTATTGGCTTGAAACTTATCCTAAAAGCAATTGTTCACCTAGTACTTATAAACGGTATAAAGAATTCAAAGAAGATATTGTAAAATACTTAGGAAAATATAAATTATCTAAGCTAAACCCTATGATTATCCAAAAATTCTATGAAGATTTAATAACTGAAAGAAAACTTTCTAACAATACAGTTATTAAAATACACCGCATGTTTCATCTATCATTAAAACACGCCCAACAATGGCAACTTATAAACACTAATCCATGTGACTTAGTTACTCCACCTAAAGCCACTAAAAATGAAATGAAATATTGGCAACCAGATGAAATATCTTTTTACCTAGATCAAATAAAGGATCATAAGCTTTATACCCCTACTTTATTAGCTGTTCACACTGGTTTAAGAGTTGGAGAGCTATGTGCTTTAAAATGGAGTGATGTTGATTTTATAAATGGTACTATGATTGTTAATAAAACCTTGCAAAGAATAGATAGTAAACTAACATTAAAGGAACCTAAAACTAAAAATTCAAATAGAACAGTAACACTTTTAGATACTACTATAAATTTTTTACAAGGCTTAAAAAAAGAAGCTCTACAGCGTAAATTACAATATGGGCTAGAGTTAGATTATATTCTTTGTTGGAAAGATGGTCGTCCTATAGATCCTCATTATATAAGTCAACACTTCCCTAAAATGCTCAAGGATTACAAATTACCTAAGATAAGATTTCATGATTTAAGGCATACTCATGCTACTTTATTATTAAAATTAGGCACTAATCCTAAAGTCATTTCAGATAGATTAGGACATAGTACAGTTAGTTTTACTTTAGACACTTATTCTCATGTAAACACAAAAATGCAAAAAGAAGAAGTCTCCAAAGCAGAAAACTTTTTATAA
- a CDS encoding helix-turn-helix domain-containing protein, whose amino-acid sequence MLGDNIKKFRIEKGLSLNKLAKMCDISPSYLSDLENNKSYNPSTEKLNKLAEQLNVRIEDFYKTNPDEIDQLEEDMKLLYSKAKKLSKSKIKKMLDMIDQLEKEED is encoded by the coding sequence ATGTTAGGTGATAATATAAAAAAATTTAGAATAGAAAAAGGATTAAGTTTAAATAAGTTGGCTAAGATGTGTGATATATCTCCTAGCTATTTAAGTGACTTAGAAAATAACAAATCATATAATCCAAGTACAGAAAAATTAAATAAATTAGCAGAACAATTAAATGTACGAATAGAAGATTTTTATAAAACCAACCCAGATGAAATAGACCAATTAGAAGAAGATATGAAACTTTTATATTCTAAAGCCAAAAAACTTTCTAAAAGTAAAATAAAGAAAATGTTAGATATGATAGATCAACTTGAGAAAGAAGAAGATTAA
- a CDS encoding helix-turn-helix domain-containing protein — MNKIKFFRQQKAITVKELSELSGVAVGYISDLENENKNNPSTETMKKISEALDQKIICVFFPEELDKGGMLNA; from the coding sequence TTGAATAAGATTAAATTTTTCAGACAACAAAAAGCAATAACTGTAAAAGAACTATCCGAACTTTCTGGAGTAGCGGTGGGATACATAAGTGATTTAGAAAATGAAAACAAAAATAATCCTTCAACGGAAACGATGAAAAAAATCTCAGAAGCACTTGATCAAAAAATAATTTGTGTTTTTTTCCCAGAGGAATTAGATAAAGGAGGAATGTTAAATGCTTAG